Proteins encoded in a region of the Bactrocera tryoni isolate S06 chromosome 4, CSIRO_BtryS06_freeze2, whole genome shotgun sequence genome:
- the LOC120774625 gene encoding uncharacterized protein LOC120774625, with the protein MRIQDMIGVMPEFDPLKGSTSGMKFINRTQQLQQCYGWKEDMVLIAVQHKMKGMAKQWLDAQDVFSSWSQFVHVFTADFPSAHNAADTHKALMKRKRKPNEDYLEYYYSMLTIGRQGTVGDVSINTHIIGGLNDSVLTKTLATMNFATCSQLLMALKNLTTVSNVSVTPTALTQQTAKPELKANARPTQIKCFNCNDYGHIAAKCPQPQRKQRCTICTKIGHEAKNCNKKVFVAKIGDHDEHDEAPPVTKMVELEGKQLKAFIDTGSVCSLIRASAADGMQTKESKRCFTGFGGSKVQVTEQVNVNVTIDKVQREATMYIVADDLLPYDILLGRDVLKNKGYHMVIHNGVLRLEENEKADLNISSCLTEEDKEDISQLGRCKDVQMTINVTTSDPILGKRYQVPFSQRPTLSKILKELLDNDIIRPSNSPHAASVLLVKKSNGESRMCIDFRALNEVTVKKNYVMPIVEEQLSRLAGNKYFTTLGMTSGYYQVPMNEESKKYTAFLTHEGLFEHNVMPFGLVNAPMVFQEVMVNLIKTLKQRDKVVNYIDEVIIATKSVDEGIDVLREFLEAVKATGLTLRPSKCTFLTQQVQFLGHDINSDGIHPGENKTKVIEEFPKPKTIKSVRQFLGVTGYFRKFVKEYSIIAYPLTTLLKKNATFIWNKEQNDAFEKLKSIIITKPVLTMYEETKPHEVHTDASSIGLSGILMQNDKANEWRPVFYFSRQCNDAERNYASHELEVLAIVETLQRYRMYLIGHSFKVITDCNAVAVTKATTPQLQEFDFQCINRAGAKNLLADGLSRCPTLPPIEPTTIAESIYRVVDMDNDWVSAMQKQDETLKDIIEVLNGKSASNECQIKDDYVLQGQRLFRKVNGNKRLEVPRGVKWRIVRACHDEAGHFGLDKTCERVSKDFWFARMRSYVKSYIAACPECGMNKVTGGKKEAQLHVSEVVPIPFRCVHIDHLGPFVRSKRVAVRTPRANGQAELVNKTILASLKCSIKNEKDWDEALPQLQWCLNSQSNATTRHSPNSLVFYFKLRDVTVNRLIQVVQDDDEENKVQHEDFRMNLAAERITAERAKRKQRFDAKHQTPRKYNEGDLVVIDYVPPPTGTSHKLEPSYKGPYVVTKVLPNDRYVVEDLPDVPKQRKRYAGVFTNDNMKPWVNHSLVDDDYETEIPDSSSSS; encoded by the exons ATGAGAATTCAGGATATGATAGGTGTAATGCCTGAATTCGACCCACTCAAAGGTTCAACGTCAGGAATGAAGTTCATAAATCGAACTCAGCAACTACAACAATGCTATGGCTGGAAGGAAGATATGGTTTTGATCGCGGTTCAGCACAAAATGAAAGGCATGGCCAAACAGTGGCTGGACGCACAAGACGTTTTCAGTTCCTGGTCACAATTCGTGCACGTATTTACTGCGGACTTTCCGTCAGCACACAACGCAGCTGATACGCATAAGGCGCTTATGAAGCGCAAACGCAAACCCAACGAAGACTATTTAGAGTATTATTACTCCATGTTAACGATAGGTCGACAAGGTACGGTGGGCGATGTTTCCATCAACACACATATTATCGGTGGACTCAACGATAGTGTACTAACTAAAACATTGGCAACAATGAATTTTGCGACGTGTAGTCAACTATTGATGGCGCTCAAAAATTTAACGACAGTCAGCAACGTATCGGTGACTCCAACGGCGTTAACTCAGCAAACAGCGAAACCCGAATTGAAAGCAAATGCAAGGCCaacacaaataaaatgtttcaattgtAATGATTACGGGCACATTGCAGCCAAGTGTCCGCAACCTCAACGGAAACAACGGTGtactatatgtacaaaaataggTCATGAAGCGAAGAATTGCAACAAAAAGGTATTTGTTGCGAAGATTGGCGACCACGACGAACACGACGAAGCCCCTCCGGTTACAAAAATGGTGGAGCTTGAAGGAAAGCAACTGAAGGCTTTCATTGACACCGGCAGCGTATGCTCGCTGATACGTGCATCTGCAGCAGATGGTATGCAGACGAAGGAATCTAAAAGATGCTTTACAGGATTCGGCGGATCCAAGGTGCAAGTTACTGAACAAGTCAACGTTAATGTGACTATTGACAAAGTCCAACGCGAGGCGACAATGTATATTGTTGCTGATGACTTGCTGCCCTACGATATTTTATTAGGTCGTGACGTTCTAAAAAACAAGGGGTATCACATGGTGATTCATAACGGAGTGCTACGGCTAGAAGAAAACGAGAAAGCGGACTTAAATATATCTAGCTGCTTAACGGAAGAAGACAAAG AAGATATTAGTCAACTTGGTAGATGCAAGGACGTACAAATGACCATAAATGTAACGACATCAGATCCTATCTTGGGCAAACGGTACCAGGTTCCGTTCTCACAACGACCAAcgttatcaaaaattttaaaggaaCTGCTGGACAATGATATAATCCGTCCAAGCAATTCCCCACACGCCGCATCAGtgcttttagtaaaaaaatccAACGGTGAGAGTCGAATGTGCATCGACTTTCGAGCATTGAACGAAGTCACGGTTAAGAAGAACTACGTTATGCCAATCGTGGAGGAACAGCTTTCACGTCTAGCtggcaataaatattttacgacGCTGGGCATGACCTCCGGCTATTATCAAGTACCTATGAACGAAGAATCGAAAAAGTATACTGCGTTTTTGACGCATGAAGGGCTGTTTGAACATAATGTTATGCCTTTCGGTCTAGTGAACGCTCCAATGGTTTTCCAGGAGGTAatggtaaatttaattaaaacgctTAAACAACGTGACAAAGTGGTGAACTACATAGATGAGGTCATCATAGCCACGAAGTCAGTTGACGAAGGTATTGACGTACTTCGAGAATTTCTTGAAGCTGTAAAAGCAACAGGTCTGACGCTTAGACCCTCGAAGTGTACATTTTTGACCCAGCAGGTGCAGTTTTTAGGTCATGACATAAATTCCGACGGCATACATCCTGGTGAAAACAAAACGAAGGTGATCGAAGAGTTTCCGAAACCCAAAACGATAAAATCAGTGCGACAATTTTTGGGAGTAACCGGCTATTTCCGGAAATTTGTCAAAGAATATAGCATTATAGCATATCCATTAACGACACTGCTGAAAAAGAATGCAACGTTTATCTGGAACAAAGAACAGAACGATGCTTTTGAGAAATTGAAATCGATTATAATTACGAAACCTGTGCTGACGATGTACGAAGAAACGAAACCACACGAGGTACACACGGATGCGAGTTCCATTGGGTTATCTGGTATTCTAATGCAAAACGACAAGGCTAATGAGTGGCGACCTGTGTTTTACTTTAGCAGGCAGTGCAACGACGCAGAACGTAACTATGCCAGCCACGAGCTAGAAGTTCTGGCAATAGTTGAAACTCTGCAGCGATATCGTATGTACTTAATTGGGCATAGCTTTAAGGTAATCACCGACTGCAACGCTGTAGCAGTAACTAAAGCAACTACGCCACAACTTCAGGAGTTTGACTTCCAATGCATTAACCGCGCAGGTGCGAAGAATCTGCTGGCTGATGGGTTAAGTAGATGCCCAACACTTCCCCCGATAGAACCGACAACAATTGCTGAGTCAATATATCGAGTGGTCGATATGGACAACGACTGGGTATCAGCAATGCAAAAACAAGACGAAACACTCAAAGATATCATCGAAGTTCTCAACGGAAAATCAGCATCAAACGAATGTCAGATTAAAGATGACTACGTATTGCAAGGTCAACGATTGTTTCGCAAAGTCAACGGAAACAAAAGACTAGAAGTACCACGAGGCGTCAAATGGCGTATAGTAAGAGCATGTCATGATGAAGCAGGTCACTTCGGACTGGACAAGACATGCGAGCGTGTATCGAAAGACTTCTGGTTTGCACGGATGCGATCATATGTAAAATCCTATATTGCAGCATGTCCAGAATGCGGTATGAATAAAGTTACAGGCGGTAAAAAGGAAGCGCAGTTACATGTAAGCGAAGTTGTACCGATACCCTTCAGATGCGTGCATATAGACCATCTAGGGCCATTCGTACGAAGTAAACGAG TGGCAGTGCGCACGCCCCGTGCCAACGGCCAGGCCGAGCTTGTAAATAAGACCATTTTAGCATCACTTAAATGCAGCATCAAAAACGAAAAAGATTGGGACGAGGCACTACCGCAACTTCAATGGTGTCTAAACTCTCAAAGCAATGCAACAACTAGGCATAGCCCGAATAGTTTAGTTTTCTACTTTAAACTACGCGACGTAACAGTAAACCGCTTGATTCAAGTTGTGCAAGATGACGATGAGGAGAACAAGGTTCAACACGAAGACTTCCGAATGAATCTAGCAGCCGAACGAATAACCGCAGAAAGGGCTAAAAGGAAGCAGAGGTTCGATGCGAAGCATCAAACACCAAGAAAGTACAATGAAGGAGATCTGGTGGTAATTGACTATGTACCTCCACCCACTGGTACCTCCCATAAGCTTGAACCATCATACAAAGGGCCATATGTCGTAACGAAGGTTTTACCCAACGACCGCTACGTCGTAGAAGATCTACCAGATGTGCCTAAGCAGCGGAAGCGTTATGCAGGGGTATTTACGAACGACAACATGAAACCATGGGTAAACCATAGTCTTGTAGATGACGACTATGAAACCGAGATAccagattcttcttcttcttcttaa